In the Gossypium arboreum isolate Shixiya-1 chromosome 10, ASM2569848v2, whole genome shotgun sequence genome, one interval contains:
- the LOC108458318 gene encoding phosphatidate cytidylyltransferase 2-like → MQRENNSSLSSAASPRVRHRKRSNEAIPEPSKANGGKLLVDDRNKYKSMWIRTYSTVWMIGGFALIVYMGHLYITAMVVVIQIFMAKELFNLLRKAHEDRHLPGFRLLNWHFFVTAMLFVYGRLLSQPLVNTITSDKFLYQFVSSLIKYHMAICYFSYIAGFIWFILTLKKKMYKYQFGQYAWTHMILIVVFTQSSFTVANIFEGIFWFLLPASLIIINDIFAYICGFFFGRTPLIKLSPKKTWEGFTGASVTTITSAFVLANILGRFQWLTCPRKDLSTGWLQCDPGPLFKPEYYTLPGWISQWFTWKEISVLPVQWHALCLGLFASIIAPFGGFFASGFKRAFKIKDFGDSIPGHGGITDRMDCQMVMAVFAYIYLQSFVAREDITVEMTLDQILTNFSFEEQQSLLIKLGQILQDRVAYS, encoded by the exons ATGCAAAGGGAGAATAATTCATCCCTCTCATCAGCAGCTAGTCCTCGGGTTCGGCACCGGAAACGATCTAATGAG GCCATCCCTGAACCTAGCAAAGCAAATGGCGGAAAATTGCTTGTTGATGACCGTAACAAATACAAATCAATGTGGATCCGGACATACTCTACCGTTTGGATGATTGGGGGTTTTGCATTAATTGTCTACATGGGTCATCTTTATATTACAGCTATGGTGGTGGTTATCCAAATATTTATGGCAAAAGAGCTGTTCAATTTACTCCGTAAAGCACATGAAGATAGGCATCTTCCTGGATTTAGGCTGTTAAATTG GCACTTCTTCGTCACTGCAATGTTATTTGTTTATGGTCGCCTTCTCAGTCAACCACTCGTCAATACCATAACTTCGGATAAGTTTTTGTATCAGTTTGTCAGCAGCCTTATCAAGTACCATATGGCTATTTGTTACTTCTCATACATTGCAG GTTTTATATGGTTTATTCTTACGTTGAAGAAGAAGATGTACAAGTATCAGTTTGGCCAGTATGCATGGACACATATGATTCTGATTGTGGTGTTCACTCAGTCATCCTTTACTGTAGCCAATATCTTTGAAGGAATTTTTTG GTTTCTTCTTCCAGCATCACTTATCATTATCAATGACATATTTGCTTATATCTGTGGTTTCTTCTTTGGGAGAACCCCCTTAATCAAATTATCTCCGAAGAAAACATGGGAAGGATTTACAGGAGCATCCGTTACAACTATCACCTCCGCATTTGTG CTTGCAAATATATTGGGTCGTTTTCAGTGGCTAACATGTCCGAGGAAG GATTTATCAACTGGTTGGCTTCAATGTGACCCAGGTCCATTGTTTAAGCCAGAGTATTATACTTTACCGGGATGGATTTCTCAATGG TTTACTTGGAAAGAGATCTCTGTTTTGCCGGTTCAGTGGCATGCTTTATGCCTTGGCTTGTTTGCATCAATAATAGCACCATTTGGGGGCTTTTTTGCTAGTGGTTTCAAAAGAGCTTTCAAAATCAAG GACTTTGGTGATAGTATTCCGGGGCACGGTGGAATTACAGATAGAATGGATTGCCAG ATGGTGATGGCAGTATTTGCATATATCTATCTCCAATCATTTGTTGCACGTGAAGACATCACAGTTGAAATGACCTTGGACCag ATATTGACGAACTTTAGTTTTGAGGAACAACAAAGTCTTTTGATAAAACTGGGGCAGATCTTGCAGGATAGAGTTGCATATTCTTAA